One genomic segment of Flavobacteriaceae bacterium includes these proteins:
- a CDS encoding 2-hydroxyhepta-2,4-diene-1,7-dioate isomerase, which produces MKIICIGRNYAKHIAELDNEKPESPIVFLKPDSSILPENHPFFIPPFSDDIHYEVEVLVKINKVGKHIATKFAHKYYDKIGLGIDFTARDIQALCKEKGLPWEKAKAFDGSAVVGAFYPKEDFDLEHLKFQLVKNHEVVQNGNTNAMLWKIDELISHISQYFTLKKGDLIFTGTPAGVGKVREHDILTGTIEGRQAFRIQVK; this is translated from the coding sequence ATGAAAATAATTTGCATTGGACGTAATTATGCCAAACACATAGCAGAATTAGATAATGAAAAGCCGGAAAGCCCTATTGTCTTTCTAAAACCTGACTCATCCATCTTGCCAGAGAATCACCCGTTTTTTATTCCACCGTTCTCTGACGATATTCATTACGAAGTAGAAGTTTTAGTAAAAATTAATAAGGTAGGAAAACATATCGCGACAAAGTTTGCTCATAAATATTATGATAAAATCGGTTTGGGAATCGATTTTACAGCTCGTGATATTCAGGCGTTGTGTAAAGAAAAAGGATTGCCGTGGGAGAAAGCAAAGGCTTTTGACGGAAGTGCTGTTGTAGGAGCATTTTATCCAAAAGAGGACTTTGATTTGGAGCATTTAAAATTTCAACTGGTAAAAAATCATGAAGTGGTGCAAAACGGAAATACAAATGCCATGCTGTGGAAGATAGATGAATTGATTAGCCATATCTCTCAATACTTTACATTAAAAAAAGGAGATTTGATCTTTACAGGTACGCCGGCAGGAGTAGGAAAAGTCCGGGAGCATGACATATTAACAGGAACCATAGAAGGGAGACAAGCTTTCCGGATACAAGTAAAATAA
- a CDS encoding 1,4-dihydroxy-2-naphthoyl-CoA synthase, which translates to MVPPNWITVKQYKDITYKKSNGVARIAFNRPDVRNAFRPNTTSELYDAFYDAGEDVSIGVVLLSAEGPSSKDGVYSFCSGGDQKARGYQGYVGNDGYHRLNILEVQRLIRFMPKAVIAVVPGWAVGGGHSLHVVCDLTLASEEHAVFKQTDADVTSFDGGYGSAYLAKMVGQKRAREIFFLGRNYSAQEACEMGMVNAVVPHADLENTAYEWAQEILAKSPTSIKMLKFAMNLTDDGMVGQQVFAGEATRLAYMTEEAKEGRDAFLEKRKPNFPKKWIP; encoded by the coding sequence ATGGTACCACCCAACTGGATTACTGTTAAACAATATAAAGATATTACCTATAAAAAATCAAATGGGGTAGCTAGAATTGCTTTCAACAGGCCGGATGTAAGAAATGCATTTAGGCCCAACACAACTTCAGAGCTATACGATGCATTTTATGATGCAGGAGAAGATGTGTCGATAGGCGTTGTATTGTTGTCTGCAGAAGGGCCTTCAAGTAAAGACGGGGTATATTCTTTTTGTTCCGGAGGAGATCAAAAAGCTCGCGGATACCAGGGTTATGTTGGTAATGACGGTTATCACCGCTTAAATATTCTGGAAGTACAACGTCTGATTCGCTTTATGCCAAAAGCAGTTATTGCAGTGGTTCCCGGATGGGCTGTTGGCGGGGGCCATAGCTTGCATGTGGTATGCGATTTAACATTGGCAAGTGAAGAACATGCTGTTTTTAAACAAACGGATGCAGATGTTACTTCTTTTGACGGGGGATATGGCTCAGCTTATCTGGCGAAAATGGTCGGACAAAAAAGAGCACGTGAGATCTTTTTTTTGGGAAGAAATTATTCGGCGCAGGAGGCATGTGAAATGGGAATGGTAAATGCTGTAGTACCACATGCAGATCTGGAAAATACAGCTTATGAATGGGCACAGGAAATATTGGCAAAATCACCGACTTCCATTAAAATGTTAAAATTTGCCATGAATTTAACGGATGATGGGATGGTGGGTCAGCAGGTATTTGCCGGGGAGGCAACAAGATTAGCCTATATGACAGAGGAAGCAAAAGAAGGAAGAGATGCATTTTTAGAAAAAAGAAAACCAAATTTTCCAAAGAAATGGATACCGTAA
- a CDS encoding 30S ribosomal protein S12: MPTIQQLVRKGRTKITKKSKSAALTSCPQRRGVCTRVYTTTPKKPNSAMRKVARVRLTNGNEINAYIPGEGHNLQEHSIVLVRGGRVKDLPGVKYHIVRGALDTAGVEGRTQRRSKYGAKRPKK; encoded by the coding sequence ATGCCAACTATTCAACAATTAGTTCGTAAAGGAAGAACCAAAATAACTAAGAAGAGTAAATCGGCTGCTTTGACATCTTGTCCTCAAAGACGGGGCGTTTGTACGCGAGTGTATACCACTACACCTAAAAAACCCAATTCGGCTATGCGTAAAGTAGCCAGGGTAAGGTTGACCAATGGTAATGAAATCAATGCGTACATCCCGGGAGAAGGACATAATTTGCAAGAGCACTCGATAGTATTAGTTAGAGGCGGAAGAGTTAAAGATTTGCCTGGTGTAAAGTACCATATTGTACGTGGTGCTTTGGATACGGCGGGAGTTGAGGGAAGAACTCAACGCAGATCTAAGTACGGGGCAAAACGCCCGAAAAAGTAA
- the rpsG gene encoding 30S ribosomal protein S7, protein MRKRRSKKRVLLPDPRFNDQLVTRFVNNLMWDGKKSVAFKVFYDAIDIVEQKKEDEEKTALEVWKDGLSNVMPHVEVRSRRVGGATFQIPMQIRPDRKVSMAVKWMISYARKRNEKTMAQRLAAEILSASKEEGAAVKKRVDTHKMAEANKAFSHFRF, encoded by the coding sequence ATGAGAAAAAGAAGATCTAAAAAAAGAGTTTTGTTACCCGACCCGAGGTTTAATGACCAGTTAGTCACTCGTTTTGTAAACAACCTGATGTGGGACGGTAAGAAATCCGTAGCATTCAAAGTATTCTACGATGCCATTGACATTGTAGAACAGAAAAAAGAAGATGAAGAAAAAACAGCGTTGGAAGTTTGGAAAGACGGCTTGTCTAATGTAATGCCACATGTAGAAGTACGTTCCAGGCGTGTGGGGGGAGCCACTTTTCAGATTCCCATGCAGATCAGACCCGACCGTAAAGTGTCTATGGCGGTCAAATGGATGATCTCGTATGCCAGAAAGCGCAACGAAAAAACCATGGCACAACGCCTGGCTGCCGAAATCTTATCTGCGTCCAAAGAAGAAGGAGCAGCAGTTAAAAAAAGAGTAGATACACACAAAATGGCAGAAGCCAACAAGGCATTCTCTCACTTTAGATTTTAG
- the fusA gene encoding elongation factor G produces the protein MARDLKFTRNIGIAAHIDAGKTTTTERILYYTGVSHKIGEVHDGAATMDWMEQEQERGITITSAATTCTWNFPTENGKPTADAKGYHFNIIDTPGHVDFTVEVNRSLRVLDGLVFLFSAVDGVEPQSETNWRLADNYKVPRMGFVNKMDRQGSNFLAVCQQVKDMLGSNAVPIVLPIGEEADFKGIVDLVKNRAIVWHEDTQGATFDVIDIPEELKTEAAELRANLIEEVAGYDENLLEKFMEDEDSITEEEVHAALRAAVMDMSIIPMICGSAFKNKGVQFLLDAVCRYLPSPTDKEAIVGTNPNTGEEIARKPDAKEPFSALAFKIATDPFVGRLAFFRAYSGRLDAGSYVMNNRSGKKERISRIYQMHSNKQNAIEYIEAGDIGAAVGFKDIKTGDTLSSEKHPIVLESMNFPDPVIGIAVEPKTKADIDKLGLSLGKLAEEDPTFTVRTDEASGQTIISGMGELHLDIIVDRLKREFKVDVNQGQPQVEYKEALTAKADHREVYKKQSGGRGKFADIIFTMEPAEEGKQGLEFISKIKGGNIPKEFIPSVEKGFKEAMKNGPLAGYEVDAMKITLKDGSFHAVDSDQLSFELAAKLGYKAAAQQAKAVVMEPIMKLEVLTPEENMGDIVGDLNRRRGQVSDMSDRAGSKVVKATVPLSEMFGYVTALRTLSSGRATSTMEFSHYAETPIVISEEVIAKVKS, from the coding sequence ATGGCCAGAGATTTAAAATTTACGAGAAATATAGGTATTGCCGCACATATCGATGCCGGCAAGACCACCACCACCGAGCGCATCCTCTATTATACAGGCGTATCTCATAAAATAGGTGAAGTACACGACGGCGCGGCAACCATGGATTGGATGGAGCAGGAACAAGAAAGAGGGATTACCATTACCTCTGCTGCGACTACCTGTACATGGAATTTTCCGACTGAAAACGGAAAACCCACCGCAGATGCCAAAGGATACCACTTCAATATTATTGACACTCCGGGGCACGTAGACTTTACTGTGGAAGTAAACAGGTCATTACGTGTATTAGACGGGTTGGTATTCTTATTTTCCGCCGTTGATGGCGTTGAACCGCAATCCGAAACCAACTGGAGATTGGCTGACAACTACAAAGTGCCCAGAATGGGATTTGTAAATAAGATGGACCGCCAGGGATCTAACTTTCTGGCAGTATGTCAACAGGTAAAAGACATGCTGGGCTCCAATGCCGTACCTATTGTATTGCCCATTGGAGAAGAAGCAGATTTTAAAGGAATTGTAGATCTGGTAAAAAACAGAGCCATTGTATGGCACGAAGATACCCAGGGAGCCACATTTGATGTGATTGATATCCCGGAAGAATTAAAAACCGAAGCTGCCGAACTAAGAGCAAACCTTATTGAAGAAGTAGCCGGATACGATGAAAACTTGTTGGAAAAATTTATGGAAGATGAAGATTCCATTACGGAAGAAGAAGTGCATGCCGCACTAAGAGCTGCCGTTATGGACATGTCTATCATTCCTATGATTTGTGGCTCCGCATTTAAAAATAAAGGAGTTCAGTTTTTACTGGATGCCGTATGCCGTTACCTGCCATCTCCGACAGATAAGGAAGCTATTGTAGGAACAAACCCGAATACCGGAGAAGAAATTGCTCGTAAACCCGATGCAAAAGAACCCTTTTCCGCATTGGCATTTAAAATTGCAACAGACCCTTTCGTAGGGCGTTTGGCATTTTTCAGAGCTTATTCCGGACGTTTGGATGCCGGTTCCTATGTCATGAACAACCGTTCCGGTAAAAAAGAACGTATTTCGCGTATCTACCAGATGCACTCCAATAAACAAAATGCCATTGAGTATATAGAAGCCGGAGATATTGGAGCTGCCGTAGGTTTTAAAGACATTAAAACAGGAGATACTCTGTCTTCGGAAAAACACCCTATCGTATTAGAATCCATGAATTTTCCGGATCCGGTAATCGGTATTGCCGTAGAACCCAAAACCAAAGCAGATATTGATAAATTAGGACTGTCTTTGGGAAAACTGGCGGAAGAAGACCCTACCTTTACGGTAAGAACAGATGAAGCCTCCGGGCAGACCATTATTTCCGGAATGGGTGAGTTGCATTTGGACATTATTGTAGACCGCCTCAAACGCGAGTTCAAAGTAGATGTCAACCAGGGACAACCACAGGTAGAATACAAAGAAGCATTGACCGCAAAGGCAGACCACAGAGAAGTATATAAAAAACAATCGGGCGGTAGAGGTAAGTTTGCCGATATTATATTTACGATGGAACCTGCCGAAGAAGGAAAACAAGGCCTGGAATTTATTTCCAAAATCAAAGGAGGAAATATACCCAAAGAATTTATTCCGTCCGTAGAAAAAGGATTTAAAGAAGCAATGAAAAACGGCCCGCTGGCCGGGTACGAAGTGGATGCGATGAAGATTACGCTCAAAGACGGCTCTTTCCACGCGGTAGATTCTGACCAGCTATCTTTTGAATTAGCTGCAAAATTAGGATACAAAGCCGCTGCCCAACAAGCAAAGGCCGTGGTTATGGAGCCTATTATGAAACTGGAAGTGCTGACGCCCGAAGAAAATATGGGAGATATTGTCGGCGACCTGAACAGGCGTAGAGGCCAGGTATCGGATATGTCGGACAGGGCAGGATCTAAGGTAGTGAAAGCTACGGTGCCCCTGTCGGAAATGTTCGGTTATGTTACGGCATTGAGAACCCTGTCTTCCGGTAGAGCAACCTCTACTATGGAATTTTCTCACTATGCGGAAACACCGATCGTCATTTCGGAAGAAGTCATTGCAAAAGTTAAGAGTTAA
- the rpsJ gene encoding 30S ribosomal protein S10: MSQKIRIKLKSYDYSLVDKSAEKIVKTVKSTGAVVNGPIPLPTNKKIFTVLRSPHVNKKSREQFQLAAYKRLLDIYSSSSKTIDALMKLELPSGVEVEIKV; encoded by the coding sequence ATGAGTCAAAAAATCAGAATAAAATTAAAATCGTACGATTATAGTTTGGTAGACAAATCTGCCGAAAAGATCGTAAAAACGGTAAAAAGCACCGGAGCTGTTGTAAACGGCCCGATTCCTTTACCTACCAACAAGAAGATATTTACGGTATTGCGTTCGCCTCACGTAAATAAAAAATCGAGAGAACAATTCCAGTTAGCTGCTTATAAGAGACTGTTAGATATTTACAGTTCTTCTTCCAAAACCATAGATGCGCTGATGAAACTGGAACTGCCAAGCGGTGTGGAAGTAGAAATAAAAGTATAA
- a CDS encoding 4Fe-4S dicluster domain-containing protein, with amino-acid sequence MAIIITDECINCGACEPECPNTAIYEGADGWKYADGTDLKGAIVLSNGKTANADEEQAPVSDEIYYIVADKCTECKGFHEEPQCAAVCPVDCCVPDENHIETEEALLAKQRFMHTGGDV; translated from the coding sequence ATGGCAATAATCATAACGGATGAGTGTATAAACTGTGGAGCCTGCGAACCCGAATGTCCTAATACGGCCATTTACGAAGGTGCCGATGGCTGGAAATATGCTGACGGAACCGATTTGAAAGGAGCGATTGTTTTATCTAATGGGAAAACTGCAAATGCAGATGAAGAACAAGCTCCTGTTTCGGATGAGATCTATTATATAGTTGCTGACAAATGTACCGAGTGTAAAGGGTTTCATGAAGAACCTCAATGTGCAGCTGTTTGCCCGGTTGACTGCTGTGTTCCGGACGAGAACCATATAGAAACAGAAGAAGCATTACTGGCAAAACAGCGATTTATGCATACCGGGGGTGATGTTTGA
- a CDS encoding acyl-CoA reductase, which produces MSSIQNNICAFSELGNFLSRFSGKSIQKREKIPYSELFFDGFQHQITLAEENNAWFTKDNILFSLAYWAKALQKENLEKWISGKHIGKNTSKRVAIIMAGNIPLTGFHDFLSVLISGHAVLVKQSSNDKHLLPYLAKYLASVNASFKENITFTEDTIDHFDAVIATGSNNTARYFEYYFRNKPGIIRKNRNSVAVIQGNETEQDFENLSKDIFRYFGLGCRSVSKLFVPKSFDFDLFFKGMYKQHQIINHRKYANNYDYNKAVYLMSAFDMLENGFLIIKEDKSHASPIASIFYEYYDDPVNLKIKLHREAAHIQCIVAKNFIENEVKFGQTQYPVLWDYADGINTLDFLSEI; this is translated from the coding sequence ATGAGTAGTATTCAAAACAACATCTGTGCATTTTCGGAATTAGGTAATTTTTTAAGCCGGTTTTCGGGAAAAAGCATTCAAAAAAGAGAAAAAATACCTTATAGCGAACTTTTCTTTGACGGTTTTCAACATCAAATTACATTAGCAGAAGAAAACAATGCATGGTTTACCAAAGACAATATACTGTTTTCCTTAGCATATTGGGCGAAAGCCCTACAAAAAGAGAACCTGGAAAAATGGATATCCGGCAAACACATAGGAAAGAACACTTCCAAAAGAGTAGCCATCATCATGGCAGGAAATATTCCTTTGACAGGCTTTCATGATTTTTTATCCGTACTCATCTCCGGGCATGCCGTTTTGGTAAAGCAGTCGTCCAATGATAAGCACTTATTACCTTACCTGGCCAAATACCTGGCCAGTGTAAATGCATCTTTTAAAGAGAATATTACTTTTACCGAAGATACAATCGACCATTTTGACGCAGTCATTGCCACCGGAAGCAATAATACCGCCCGCTATTTTGAATACTATTTCAGAAACAAACCCGGTATTATCAGAAAAAACAGAAATTCCGTTGCGGTCATACAAGGGAACGAAACCGAGCAGGACTTTGAAAATTTGAGCAAAGATATTTTCAGGTATTTTGGACTGGGTTGTAGAAGTGTTTCCAAACTATTTGTTCCCAAAAGTTTTGATTTTGACCTTTTTTTTAAAGGAATGTATAAACAACATCAGATCATCAACCATCGAAAATATGCGAATAACTATGATTATAACAAAGCGGTGTATCTGATGAGTGCATTTGATATGCTGGAAAATGGTTTTCTTATCATCAAAGAAGATAAAAGCCATGCATCTCCCATTGCCAGTATTTTTTATGAGTATTATGATGATCCTGTCAACCTCAAAATAAAACTACATCGGGAAGCAGCACATATTCAATGCATAGTGGCCAAAAACTTTATAGAAAATGAGGTGAAATTTGGTCAGACACAATATCCGGTGTTATGGGATTATGCAGACGGCATAAATACGTTGGATTTTTTATCCGAAATTTAA
- the rplC gene encoding 50S ribosomal protein L3 — translation MSGLIGRKIGMTSLFDENGKNIPCTVIGAGPCIVTQVRTKEVDGYDALQLGFDDKKAKRINKPLEGHFKKAGTPAKRKVTEFQGFEETYTLGDVVTVAHFIEGEFVDISGISKGKGFQGVVKRHGFGGVGQATHGQHNRLRAPGSIGAASYPARVFKGMKMAGRMGGKKVKVQNLRVLKVVPEKNLLVVKGAVPGHKNAYITIRK, via the coding sequence ATGTCCGGGTTAATAGGAAGAAAAATCGGAATGACCAGTTTATTTGATGAAAACGGGAAAAATATTCCCTGTACGGTCATTGGAGCAGGTCCGTGTATTGTTACCCAAGTCAGAACCAAAGAGGTTGACGGCTATGATGCCTTACAATTGGGTTTCGATGACAAAAAAGCAAAAAGAATTAACAAACCTCTGGAAGGCCATTTTAAGAAAGCCGGTACGCCTGCTAAAAGGAAAGTTACCGAATTTCAAGGATTTGAAGAAACCTATACATTGGGAGATGTTGTTACGGTAGCCCATTTTATTGAAGGTGAATTTGTCGATATTTCGGGAATTTCAAAAGGAAAAGGATTTCAGGGTGTTGTAAAACGTCATGGATTTGGTGGTGTAGGACAAGCAACTCACGGTCAGCATAACCGTTTGCGAGCTCCGGGTTCCATAGGTGCCGCATCTTATCCGGCCAGGGTTTTCAAAGGAATGAAAATGGCAGGAAGAATGGGCGGAAAAAAAGTAAAGGTTCAAAACCTACGAGTTTTAAAAGTAGTTCCGGAAAAGAATTTACTGGTTGTAAAAGGAGCAGTCCCCGGCCATAAAAACGCATATATAACGATTCGGAAATAA
- the rplD gene encoding 50S ribosomal protein L4 — protein sequence MKVAVVDINGKDTGRKAELSKEVFEIEPNDHAIYLDVKQYLANQRQGTHKAKERAEVMGSTRKIKKQKGTGTARAGSIKSPIFRGGGRVFGPRPRSYSFKLNKNLKRLARKSALSIQAKDNNLVVIEDFNFDTPSTKDFVNVLKYLALDTEKSLFVLGGSNNNVYLSSRNLKTSKIVSSSGLHTYNILNANKIVISESSLAGINSNLSK from the coding sequence ATGAAAGTAGCAGTTGTAGATATCAATGGTAAGGATACGGGTAGAAAGGCAGAACTTTCTAAAGAAGTATTCGAAATAGAACCTAATGACCATGCAATTTATTTGGATGTAAAGCAGTACTTGGCAAATCAAAGACAGGGAACGCACAAAGCCAAAGAAAGAGCAGAGGTTATGGGAAGTACAAGAAAAATCAAAAAACAAAAAGGAACAGGAACAGCTCGTGCAGGCAGTATCAAATCGCCGATATTTAGAGGAGGAGGTCGTGTTTTCGGACCAAGACCAAGAAGCTATTCTTTTAAATTGAACAAAAATCTAAAGCGTTTGGCGCGTAAGTCTGCCCTCAGTATTCAGGCAAAAGATAATAATTTGGTAGTCATCGAAGATTTTAATTTTGATACGCCAAGTACAAAGGACTTTGTCAATGTACTAAAATACCTGGCTTTAGACACTGAGAAGTCATTGTTTGTATTGGGCGGATCGAATAATAATGTATATTTGTCGTCTCGAAATTTAAAAACTTCTAAAATTGTAAGTAGCTCAGGGCTACATACTTACAATATTTTAAATGCAAATAAAATAGTGATTTCCGAAAGCTCTTTGGCAGGAATTAATTCAAATTTAAGCAAATAG
- the rplW gene encoding 50S ribosomal protein L23 has translation MSILIKPIITEKATNDSELFNRYAFVVDKRANKLEIKDAVETAYGVSISSVKTLNYPLKRTTKFTKKGVVVSTKSAYKKAIVQLEDGDSIDFYNNL, from the coding sequence ATGAGTATTTTAATAAAACCTATTATTACGGAAAAAGCAACAAACGACAGCGAGCTATTCAACCGCTATGCGTTTGTTGTAGACAAAAGAGCTAATAAATTAGAGATTAAAGATGCGGTAGAAACTGCATACGGAGTTTCAATTTCCAGTGTGAAAACGTTAAACTACCCTTTAAAAAGGACTACCAAGTTCACAAAAAAGGGGGTAGTGGTGAGTACAAAAAGCGCTTATAAAAAAGCAATTGTGCAGTTAGAGGATGGAGATAGTATTGATTTTTATAATAATTTGTAA
- the rplB gene encoding 50S ribosomal protein L2: protein MSVRKLKPITPGQRFRVVNEFDAITTDKPEKSLLAPKKRSGGRNNQGRMTTRNIGGGHKRRYRIIDFKRDKKEVPGIVKTIEYDPNRTAFIALIHYTDGEKRYVIAQSGLQVDQTIISGAGVAPEIGNAMPLSDIPMGTTISCIELRPGQGAVMARSAGSFAQLMAKEGKYATVKLPSGETRLVLLTCVATIGVISNSDHQLIVSGKAGRSRWLGRRPRTNAVRMNPIDHPMGGGEGRSSGGHPRSRNGIPAKGFKTRSKTKASNKYILERRKK from the coding sequence ATGTCAGTTAGAAAATTAAAACCGATAACACCGGGCCAGCGTTTTAGAGTTGTCAACGAGTTCGATGCTATCACAACTGATAAGCCCGAGAAAAGTTTACTGGCTCCTAAAAAAAGATCCGGAGGCCGAAACAATCAGGGTAGAATGACTACACGAAATATTGGTGGAGGGCATAAAAGAAGATATCGTATCATCGATTTTAAAAGGGATAAAAAAGAGGTGCCCGGAATTGTAAAAACGATTGAGTACGATCCGAACCGTACGGCATTTATTGCCTTAATACATTATACGGATGGCGAAAAACGTTATGTGATTGCACAAAGCGGCCTGCAAGTAGACCAAACCATTATTTCCGGTGCCGGGGTTGCTCCGGAGATCGGCAATGCAATGCCTTTAAGTGATATTCCGATGGGAACCACCATTTCATGTATAGAGCTACGGCCGGGACAAGGTGCTGTCATGGCACGTTCTGCGGGTTCTTTTGCGCAGTTAATGGCAAAAGAAGGTAAATATGCTACTGTGAAACTGCCTTCGGGAGAAACAAGATTGGTCTTATTGACCTGTGTGGCTACCATTGGAGTGATATCAAATTCCGATCATCAATTAATAGTATCCGGAAAGGCCGGTAGAAGCAGATGGTTGGGGAGAAGGCCAAGAACCAACGCTGTAAGAATGAACCCTATAGATCATCCAATGGGTGGTGGAGAAGGACGCTCTTCCGGAGGGCATCCGCGCTCCAGGAACGGGATTCCTGCAAAAGGATTTAAAACCAGATCTAAAACCAAAGCAAGTAATAAATATATTCTGGAGCGTAGAAAGAAATAA
- the rpsS gene encoding 30S ribosomal protein S19, producing MARSLKKGPYVHYKLEKKVMANIESGKKPVIKTWSRASMITPDFVGQTIAVHNGRQFVPVYITENMVGHKLGEFSPTRSFRGHAGAKNKGKK from the coding sequence ATGGCAAGATCATTAAAAAAAGGACCATACGTTCATTATAAATTAGAGAAAAAAGTAATGGCAAATATTGAATCCGGAAAAAAACCGGTAATCAAAACCTGGTCCAGGGCAAGTATGATTACCCCTGATTTTGTAGGCCAGACAATAGCAGTACATAATGGGCGCCAGTTCGTTCCTGTATATATTACTGAGAATATGGTAGGACATAAATTAGGCGAATTTTCACCAACACGTTCATTTAGAGGGCATGCAGGTGCAAAAAATAAAGGAAAAAAATAA
- the rplV gene encoding 50S ribosomal protein L22, whose product MGTRKKNRANQLKEVKKQRVFAKLVNCPTSPRKMRLVADQIRGIEVEKALQILKFSPKEASGNLEKLLLSAIANWQVKNEDASIEDAALYVKSVCVDSAGMLKRLRPAPQGRAHRIRKRSNHVTIELGAKNISN is encoded by the coding sequence ATGGGAACTCGTAAGAAAAACAGGGCAAACCAATTAAAAGAAGTTAAAAAGCAAAGAGTTTTTGCTAAGCTTGTTAACTGCCCGACATCACCGAGAAAAATGCGTTTGGTTGCAGATCAAATAAGAGGAATAGAAGTAGAAAAAGCACTTCAAATTTTAAAATTTAGCCCTAAAGAAGCATCCGGGAATCTGGAGAAATTATTATTATCTGCAATTGCAAACTGGCAGGTAAAAAACGAAGATGCAAGTATTGAAGATGCGGCGTTGTATGTAAAATCTGTTTGTGTGGACAGCGCAGGAATGTTAAAACGATTAAGACCTGCTCCGCAAGGTCGTGCTCACAGGATACGTAAGAGATCAAATCATGTTACTATTGAGTTGGGTGCAAAAAATATCAGTAATTAA
- the rpsC gene encoding 30S ribosomal protein S3 produces the protein MGQKTNPIGNRLGIIKGWESNWYGGKNYGDKIAEDEKIRKYINARLSKASVSRIIIERTLKLVTVTITTARPGIIIGKGGQEVDKLKEELKKITDKEVQINIFEIKRPELDAKLVAAGIARQIENRISYKRAIKMAIAATMRMSAEGIKIQISGRLNGAEMARSEHYKEGRIPLSTFRADIDYALVEAHTTYGRLGVKVWIMKGEVYGRRELSPLVGLSKKQTSIHSNKSTGAIKRQPHRRK, from the coding sequence ATGGGTCAAAAAACGAATCCGATAGGAAATCGACTAGGAATTATCAAAGGATGGGAATCTAACTGGTACGGAGGCAAGAACTATGGCGATAAAATTGCTGAAGATGAGAAAATAAGAAAATATATCAATGCCAGGTTATCCAAAGCAAGTGTTTCTCGTATCATCATTGAACGTACACTCAAACTGGTAACCGTTACGATCACTACGGCACGCCCTGGAATTATTATTGGTAAAGGAGGCCAGGAAGTAGACAAGTTAAAAGAAGAGCTCAAGAAAATTACAGATAAGGAAGTTCAGATTAATATTTTTGAAATTAAACGGCCTGAGCTTGACGCAAAATTAGTAGCAGCCGGTATTGCCCGCCAGATTGAAAATAGAATTTCGTATAAAAGAGCTATTAAAATGGCTATTGCTGCTACGATGAGAATGAGTGCGGAGGGAATTAAAATACAGATTTCCGGTCGTTTAAACGGTGCGGAGATGGCGCGTTCGGAGCACTACAAAGAAGGTAGGATTCCACTATCTACATTTAGAGCAGATATTGATTATGCGTTGGTTGAAGCACATACCACTTACGGAAGGTTAGGTGTGAAAGTGTGGATTATGAAAGGAGAAGTATATGGCAGGAGAGAATTATCTCCATTAGTAGGATTGTCTAAAAAACAAACCAGTATTCATAGTAATAAAAGTACAGGTGCTATAAAACGCCAACCTCACAGGAGAAAATAG